Proteins found in one Candidatus Hydrogenedens sp. genomic segment:
- a CDS encoding MATE family efflux transporter, which yields MSWPIVLGSLSYTVMEFCDKWMVSRLGTIPLAAVGSAGIWSYTLSTLLLGIVGCSGTFVAQSYGRQQWKDCSRYTWQGIYLALGSILLAGILGLISEPLFLLMKHSPEVTRQELIYFRIRLLGYPPMAMGSALASFFPSISKPRIPMYSAILGNILNLLLNYLLIFGKFGFPRLEIAGASLATIISQWVQTLFLFILFIQPSIHRTYGTRTYRRFDYRRMKELIRIGIPAGLSMFLDICNWSIFTSFIIGRFGAVPLAAHNIAISFMHLCFMPAVAVSIGISAIVGQWLGRKQIRVARQRVYVAIFLCIVYMASMGLVFAIFGGKLITFIFSKDTEVIHFGHQLLILAALFQAFDAINIVCLGALRGAGDTKWVMWAMVLNAYSFFLPLSIIMGFVLGWGALGSWISATIYIFVLSITLLYRFISGKWSTIVIFSENNASS from the coding sequence ATGTCCTGGCCAATTGTATTAGGTTCACTCTCATACACGGTCATGGAGTTCTGCGATAAATGGATGGTTTCACGGTTAGGAACAATACCATTAGCAGCAGTCGGTTCAGCTGGAATATGGTCTTATACATTAAGCACCTTATTATTAGGTATCGTAGGTTGTTCAGGAACTTTTGTTGCTCAGTCATATGGTCGCCAGCAATGGAAAGATTGCTCAAGATATACCTGGCAAGGAATATACTTGGCATTAGGGTCAATTTTACTTGCAGGTATTCTTGGGCTCATCTCCGAACCTCTTTTCCTCCTCATGAAACATAGTCCTGAGGTAACGCGTCAGGAGTTAATTTATTTCCGTATACGACTTTTAGGTTATCCTCCGATGGCAATGGGCTCTGCATTAGCTTCATTTTTCCCTTCAATTAGTAAACCACGGATACCAATGTACTCTGCAATATTAGGAAACATCTTAAATTTATTGCTTAACTATCTCCTGATTTTCGGCAAGTTTGGTTTTCCTCGGTTGGAAATTGCAGGTGCAAGTTTAGCAACGATTATTTCCCAGTGGGTTCAGACCTTATTCCTTTTTATTCTATTTATCCAACCTTCTATTCATCGAACTTATGGAACCCGAACATATCGACGATTCGACTATCGGCGAATGAAAGAATTAATTCGCATAGGTATTCCCGCTGGTTTGAGTATGTTCTTAGATATTTGTAATTGGAGTATCTTTACCAGTTTTATCATCGGCAGATTTGGGGCTGTACCGCTCGCTGCTCATAATATTGCGATTAGCTTCATGCACTTATGTTTCATGCCTGCTGTAGCAGTAAGTATTGGTATATCAGCGATTGTAGGTCAATGGCTTGGCAGAAAACAGATTCGAGTAGCACGTCAAAGAGTATATGTTGCTATTTTTTTATGTATTGTGTATATGGCAAGCATGGGGTTGGTCTTTGCTATTTTTGGTGGAAAACTTATTACGTTCATTTTTAGTAAAGACACAGAGGTTATCCATTTCGGACACCAATTACTCATTTTGGCAGCACTATTCCAAGCCTTCGATGCAATTAACATCGTCTGTTTAGGTGCATTACGTGGAGCAGGTGATACCAAATGGGTTATGTGGGCTATGGTACTCAATGCCTATAGTTTCTTTTTACCCCTCTCTATTATTATGGGCTTTGTATTAGGATGGGGGGCTTTAGGTTCATGGATTTCTGCAACAATATATATTTTTGTATTGAGTATCACATTGCTCTACCGATTTATTTCAGGTAAGTGGTCAACAATTGTAATCTTTTCTGAAAATAATGCTTCATCATAA